Proteins encoded by one window of Aptenodytes patagonicus chromosome 9, bAptPat1.pri.cur, whole genome shotgun sequence:
- the TNMD gene encoding tenomodulin gives MGGTARESPEDCRFLDAEASKTRKKTCTRYQICGLLFSVLLISLILIFFGVKYLWNPTPRKVYDMEHTFFSHGEKKKIVMEIDPLARTETFRSGNGSEEILEIHDFKNGITGIFFVGLQKCFIKTQTKVLPETTEAKIPELEGEEITTTYFEQSVVWVPGEKPIQNKEFLKSSKIFDICRNVTIYWIHPTPIAAPELADLEGAEEEDRELLVDNQSWLDGGSEYEVEKDAQPGPKRRVRQLTEEDLPVNDYSENGLEFHPLWDERGYCCAQCRRANRYCRRVCEPLLGYYPYPYCYQGGRVICRIIMPCNWWIARMLGRV, from the exons ATGGGAGGGACGGCTCGGGAAAGCCCGGAGGACTGCCGCTTTCTGGAC GCAGAAGCATCCAAGACGCGAAAGAAGACCTGCACCAGATACCAGATCTGCGGACTGCTCTTCAGTGTGCTGCTCATTTCTCTTATTCTGATATTTTTTGGTGTCAAATATCTCTGGAACCCAACACCCAGGAAA GTTTACGACATGGAGCACACGTTCTTCAGCCACGGTGAAAAGAAGAAGATTGTGATGGAGATCGACCCGCTGGCCAGGACAGAGACCTTCAGGAGCGGGAACGGCAGCGAGGAAATCCTGGAGATCCATGACTTCAAAAAC GGAATAACTGGCATCTTCTTTGTGGGACTTCAAAAATGTTTCATCAAAACTCAGACTAAAGTCCTACCTGAGACGACAGAGGCCAAGATCCCCGAGCTTGAG GGAGAAGAAATCACGACCACCTACTTTGAGCAGTCCGTGGTCTGGGTGCCTGGGGAAAAGCCCATTCAGAACAAAGAGTTCCTGAAGAGCTCCAAAATTTTTGACATCTGCAGAAATGTGACCATCTACTGGATCCACCCCACACCAATAGCAG CTCCTGAGCTGGCTGACCTTGAAGGGGCAGAAGAAGAAGACCGTGAGCTGCTCGTGGACAACCAGAGCTGGTTGGATGGGGGGAGCGAATACGAGGTGGAGAAGGATGCGCAGCCGGGGCCCAAGCGCCGGGTACGGCAGCTCACCGAGGAGGACCTGCCTGTCAACGACTAC TCGGAGAACGGGCTGGAGTTCCACCCCTTGTGGGATGAGCGAGGCTACTGCTGTGCCCAGTGCCGCCGCGCCAACCGCTACTGCCGGCGGGTCTGCGAGCCCCTCCTGGGCTACTACCCCTACCCCTACTGCTACCAGGGCGGGAGGGTCATCTGCCGGATCATCATGCCCTGCAACTGGTGGATCGCACGGATGCTGGGCAGGGTGTAG